A single Stigmatopora argus isolate UIUO_Sarg chromosome 7, RoL_Sarg_1.0, whole genome shotgun sequence DNA region contains:
- the LOC144077010 gene encoding uncharacterized protein LOC144077010, protein MDFICVALVFLLSVPALPSGSPPTATLQTHTENVPPSNETLLAEPTMATTEDKTHKRASTNLSDTTVVIIVSVSLALLVFAMIPLIFYGNWKSNADTQNITTNKGDVEGNSTIGLHRVPSSGIPSTSGLFSASSRQLARATTY, encoded by the exons ATGGACTTCATCTGTGTTGCACTCGTTTTCCTCTTATCAG TGCCAGCACTTCCTTCTGGATCTCCTCCCACTGCAACCCTGCAGACACATACAGAAAATGTTCCACCCAGCAATGAGACATTGCTTGCAGAACCTACAATGGCCACCACTGAAGACAAGACCCACAAGAGAGCATCAACTAACCTCTCAG acaccactgtggtcatcATTGTGTCAGTCAGCCTGGCTCTCCTGGTTTTTGCGATGATACCACTAATATTCTATGGAAATTGGAAGAGTAATGCAG ATACCCAGAACATAACCACAAATAAAGGGGAT GTTGAAGGAAATTCAACAATAGGGCTACATCGTGTTCCGTCAAGTGGCATCCCATCAACAAGTGGGCTGTTTTCTGCATCTTCCAGACAGCTAGCCAGAGCCACGACATATTGA
- the dnajb1b gene encoding dnaJ homolog subfamily B member 1b has translation MGKDYYDILGIKKDASEDDIKKAYRKQALRYHPDKNKSPGAEDKFKEIAEAYDVLSDPKKKDIYDRFGEEGLKGGGPTGGGGGGPGNFSYSFQGDPHVIFSEFFGGRNPFEQFFGGRNGGMDDDMDTDDAFARFGMGGGGFPRSFSSGMGGFGGQGSVVKKQQDPPVIHDLRVTLEEVLTGCTKKMKISRKRLNPDGRSLRREEKILEVQIKKGWKEGTKITFPKEGDESPTNIPADVVFVLKDKPHAVFKRDNSDIVYTAKISLRDALCGSTVNAPTLEGRVVTVTTTDVVQPGMQRRISGEGLPYPKRPDRRGDLIVEYEVKFPERLSQSARDTIASVLPRS, from the exons ATGGGGAAAGACTACTACGACATTTTGGGAATTAAGAAAGATGCTTCTGAGGACGACATAAAGAAAGCTTATCGTAAGCAAGCTCTACGCTACCACCCGGACAAGAACAAGTCACCAGGAGCTGAGGATAAATTTAAGGAAATTGCCGAAGCTTATGATGTCCTGAGTGACCCAAAGAAAAAAGATATTTACGACCGATTTGGAGAAGAAG gTCTAAAAGGAGGCGGACCAaccggtggcggcggcggagggCCTGGCAACTTCAGCTACAGCTTCCAAGGCGACCCGCATGTCATTTTCTCCGAGTTCTTTGGTGGTCGAAATCCTTTTGAGCAATTCTTTGGTGGCCGCAATGGTGGCATGGATGACGATATGGACACTGATGATGCTTTTGCCCGCTTTGGAATGGGTGGTGGTGGCTTCCCTCGCTCCTTCAGCTCTGGTATGGGAGGCTTTGGTGGTCAGGGTAGCGTTGTGAAGAAACAACAAGACCCTCCTGTGATCCATGATCTTCGGGTGACCTTGGAAGAAGTCCTGACTGGTTGcacaaagaaaatgaagatTTCTCGCAAAAGGCTGAATCCCGACGGGCGATCGCTCCGCAGAGAGGAAAAAATCCTAGAGGTGCAGATCAAGAAGGGATGGAAAGAAGGCACTAAAATCACATTTCCCAAAGAGGGCGACGAATCCCCGACAAACATTCCAGCTGATGTGGTGTTCGTGTTAAAGGACAAACCGCATGCTGTGTTCAAGCGTGACAACTCTGATATCGTTTACACCGCCAAGATCTCCCTTCGAGAT GCCTTATGTGGCAGTACAGTCAATGCGCCTACACTTGAAGGCCGAGTCGTAACTGTGACGACAACAGATGTCGTGCAGCCCGGGATGCAAAGGCGCATCAGCGGAGAGGGGCTGCCTTATCCCAAGCGTCCTGACCGCCGAGGCGACTTGATCGTGGAATATGAGGTCAAATTCCCCGAACGGCTCAGTCAAAGCGCTCGGGACACCATTGCCTCGGTTCTGCCTCGGTCGTAA